In the Pieris napi chromosome 19, ilPieNapi1.2, whole genome shotgun sequence genome, one interval contains:
- the LOC125059018 gene encoding probable arginine--tRNA ligase, mitochondrial: MGTKLKSMLIEQVTNFAAKNNYSYNHLTNINLSYSPKEKVYHVHLASQNKQALKRSQNGLDSESLNFQVDKTLVIKNVLDSLKHNNQEINENPKKIVIDFSSPNIAKPFHVGHLRSTIIGNFISNINSYYHNEVIRLNYLGDWGTQFGLLQYGINSKNITLNNLKENPIKLLYDIYVEVNKIASEDETVRNDAKKYFSDIEEGNSNLETWKAIREITIKELETVYERLGIKFDYYEWESDYNGKAIKNILHQLEHTKLLTTHESGKKIAKVNNRDVTVLKSDNSTLYLSRDIAALLTRYNKYKFDKMLYVVDNAQTDHFTALIDIVGRLNKECIRGCEHVKFGRIKGMSTRQGNVVFLNDILDEAKTKMVEQQLQSKNTRPTAINEETCDILGITAVLINDLKQRRTKDYEFDWNRALQSDGDSGIKLQYLHCRLWSLEQNSGAIIPDFCDPNFLDEDIIAVVVAELAKFDNVLKRACEEKEACIIVNYLFKLSRHVNRMFNEVKVKGSGEEQASQRLLVFYCVRKVLNTSLKILGVKPLYEM; this comes from the exons ATGGGCACTAAGTTAAAATCTATGCTTATTGAACAG GTCACAAATTTCGcggcaaaaaataattatagctaTAATCacttaacaaatattaatcTGTCATACAGCCCCAAAGAAAAAGTTTACCATGTTCATTTAGCATCGCAAAATAAACAAGCTTTAAAACGTTCGCAAAATGGGCTGGATTCGGAATCTCTAAACTTCCAAGTGGATAAAACtcttgttataaaaaatgttcttGATTCATTGAAACATAATAACCAAGAAATAAATGAGAATCCAAAGAAAATAGTCATTGACTTCAGTTCTCCAAACATAGCAAAACCATTTCATGTTGGCCACCTGAGATCAACAATAATTGgtaattttatatcaaatatcAATTCATACTATCACAATGAGGTAataagattaaattatttaggaGATTGGGGTACCCAGTTTGGACTTCTGCAATATGGAATAAActctaaaaatattaccttAAACAACCTTAAAGAAAATCCTATTAAACTGCTGTATGATATTTATGttgaagtaaataaaatagcatCTGAAGATGAGACTGTAAGAAATgatgcaaaaaaatattttagtgatATAGAAGAAGGAAATTCTAATTTAGAAACTTGGAAAGCTATAAGAGAAATTACTATTAAAGAGTTGGAAACAGTTTATGAAAGATTAGGGATAAAATTTGACTACTATGAATGGGAATCGGATTATAATGGTaaagctataaaaaatatattgcatCAGTTAGAACATACTAAGTTACTAACCACTCATGAAAGTGGAAAAAAGATAGCCAAAGTCAACAATCGAGATGTGACGGTATTAAAAAGTGACAATTCAACACTGTATCTATCAAGAGATATTGCAGCATTGTTAACCAgatataataagtataaatttgacaaaatgTTGTATGTTGTCGATAATGCACAAACTGATCATTTCACAGCTCTTATTGATATAGTTGGAAGACTAAACAAGGAATGTATTAGAGGATGTGAACATGTTAAATTTGGCAGAATCAAAGGAATGAGTACTAGACAGGGAAATGTAGTTTTTCTCAATGATATTTTAGATGaagcaaaaacaaaaatggttGAGCAGCAACTGCAATCAAAAA aTACAAGGCCAACTGCAATTAATGAAGAGACCTGTGATATTTTAGGGATAACTgctgtattaattaatgatttaaagCAAAGAAGAACAAAGGACTATGAATTTGATTGGAATCGAGCCTTGCAGAGTGATGGTGACAGTGGTATTAAACTACAATATCTGCATTGTAGATTGTGGAGTCTTGAGCAAAATTCTGGTGCAATAATACCAGATTTTTGTGATCCCAATTTTTTAGATGAAGATATAATTGCTGTTGTAGTGGCTGAATTAGCAAAATTtgataatgtattaaaaagagCTTGTGAGGAAAAAGAAGCATGTATAAttgtaaactatttatttaaattatcacgACATGTTAACAGAATGTTTAATGAAGTAAAAGTCAAAGGTTCTGGTGAAGAGCAAGCTTCTCAAAGACTTCTAGTTTTTTATTGTGTGcgaaaagttttaaatactaGTCTAAAAATTTTGGGGGTTAAACCtttatatgaaatgtaa